CAGTGTACAGGGCAATAATAACGCCCTGCATAATAATTTCAGATCAGTGATACTACTCCCTTGGTCAGCGAGCAGTTGCCCCTGACTTGCCTGTGGGCGGAGTACAATGGCGACGAGATCTTCACCGCCAAGATCCAGGACCTCGCCAAGAAGTACAAGTTCATTCGCCGCACCCGCCCCGATGGCAATTGTTTCTTCCGGGCCTTCGCCTACTCGTACTTGGAGTACTTGATCTCAAACAGCAGTGCCTATCAGGAGTTCCGCAAGCTGGCCGAGGAGTCCAAGGAGAAGCTAGTTCAGCTGGGATTTCCCAGCTTCACCCTAGAGGACTTCCATGAGACCGTAAGTACATCTTGTCAAGCGTGAATTGTATTACTTATGCCCTTTGTATTACCTAGTTCATGGAGGTCATCAAGCGCGTCAGTCCCGACAATCCAGGCGGACACAGCCAGGTTCAGAGCGAGTTGCACAAAATCTTCAACGAGCAGGGATATTCGGACTACGTGGTGGTCTACCTCCGTTTGATTACCTCGGGAAAACTGCAGGAGGAGGCCGACTTTTACCAGAATTTCATCGAGGGGGACCTAACCATCGAGGCCTTCCGGCATCTCGAAGTGGAACCGATGTACAAGGAGTCGGATCACATCCACATAATCGCCCTTTGCACTGCCCTCGGCGCAGGGGTACGGGTTGAGTACTTGGATCGAGGCGAAGGCGGCACCGTCAAGGCCCACGATTTCCCCGAGGGAACTGAGCCCAGAATTTACCTGATTTATAGACCAGGCCACTACGATATACTGTatccaaattaaattgctcttAATAGTTTCTAGATCATGGAACGATTTATGTATATAaggtgtaaaataaattaccatttatttgcatataaatCTCAATAAGCCTTAATCCTTTTTACTAGACCCTCAAACCAACCAGAAAAGCGAAACGTTTGTTTTACACATATCGTagatgttaatttatttaaacactaatctttattatttgatttgaacGATTGTGATAGTGACATAATGAAATTGTCtaatgttttataaaatattaagttttattAACGGTACTTCGCCATCATTTCGTCGGGAAATTTCTGGCGATGCGCAGACAATGAGAGGTTGACAATAATCTCCCGGTCGTCCGTCCGTCAGGCGCCTCCGCAGTACGATTTAATTGTAGGATGATATTGACCACAAGATTTCAGCTCAGTAAAGACTTCGGTAAAAAATCCAGGCTCAGCATTGattttaagcattttatcACTTAGCTTGTTTACAATGACGAGGCatctgtaaaataaaaatggggtATGGGGTTAGAAATCAATAAAGGAGATAAATATGTTTTGTACTTTATTTGGACTCTATGTATATTCAAAGATGAAAGCTTAATTAAGCATATAGTATTACCTGTCCCAAAACTTTTCCTTTGAGTCTTCAACCAAAAATGGTTTGAGAGGATAGCTAATTTCATTGCCCATGTACGAGTAGGACAGATACAAACAGGTGAGTACTGAAGCCTGAAGATCTGATTCCTTGCTCTCTTCTCCGCTAACCAATTCGCGAACTAGCATGTAGACAAATACCACGTTTGCCGGGTTTATAAACGCTACATCCTATAAATCCAAGGAACatgtttttaagaaatttcgATCAGAAATTTGGAGTGTTAAGATCTCATACCTGCCATCCTTGGAGCAAAAGGCTGCGATCCACAGCTCTCAGCCACATTACAGCATCTCCGGCATCGAAGTTGTTTAGTCTTTGACAACGACAGTGCAAAAACATTCCCAAGCACTTAAGCAATTCCGAAGTAGATGCCTGcatagattttttatttttatttattttgtcatattaaagctagtatacaatactaaaattaatttaaagaaaatggcactggaAACTGAAGTCCTTCGGCCAACGCATAGATTTTTATCAAGTTACGGTTAAAGAAAAGTTTAATAAAAGTGAAGTTTAACttccttaaatttaacttGACTTCAAAGCAAGTAGTTTTTGCTTTAAGCTTCACAAaacgcaaataaaataatagaaaatttacCATATTGGCCcagaaaaatctttaaaaataaaataaaaatgaaatgtatTCAAACGAGACAAGCTCTTAAGTAAGTTGATTGAcgcaatttcttaaaaataatcttgAATGActggaaataaattaattcacTGTAAATCTGACTTCTAATCATGACAAAAACTACTTTAATTCGGTTCAGACTGTCAAAatgtttgtgaaaaaaatatctaaattatcTAAAGTGAatcaataatataaattatataaagcggttgaaaaaaaccatttattaaagGATCTTAAACGAATAGATGGGTATATATAACTTGGTAAATCCTGCCAGATTACTAACCTGAATGACGGTCTTGCGAGGGATCTGGTTGGTATTTTTGATCTGAATGGACGATGCCTGGACTTGCTGGGGCAGGCTGAGCGTCAGGGGCTGCTTCTGGATGAGCTTGTTGTGGTGCGATATCGAGTTCTTGTTGTTGACCTTGACGGGGTCTTTCGCCTTGGAAGGGTTCTGCGATTTGCTGGGCGGTCCGGTGATGACCTCCTCGCGGATGTCCTGGgcctgattctgattctgattctggtgctgatgctgatgctggTGCTGATGCTGGTTGCAGTGCTGCTGGTTGTGCTCCTCGATGCGGTTGCAGTGCAGCTGGATGTTTCGATTCTTGTCCGAGGAGGAGGCGAACGCGGAGGACTCCAGGAGCTGGGCCTTGAAGCAGGCAGTGGGCAGGTTTGCACACTTGTTCTTGTTCTCGATCTTCTTCTTGTTATGCGACGTGGAGAGCTTCTTCCAGGAGAGGGCGTTTATGAAGATCGAGTGCTTCTTCAGGTTCTTCTCGAAGGAGCTCTTCTCCGCCTTGAGGACCGAGTTCTCGTTGTGGCTGTCCAGGACATTGGTAATCGTATCCTTGGAGGCATTTGTCAAGTTGTTCAAATTGTGCGAGCTCAGCTGAGTTTGTGTCTGTAGGTTTATGTGCACTCCCCCACAAGTACCAGGCTGTCCTATGACGTTCTTGGACATTTGATGGCAGGCCGACTTCTTGTTCTCCCTGTTCTTGGCGTTATTTAATTGCTCGTACGAGAAGTTATTTAGGTGTGAATCAATTGAACCAGTACTGTCGTTTTCGTTTCGTATATCGGTCGAGTgattatattgaaaatttggcTGAGACGAGTATATGGGATGCCGATCCCGCGGATTAAAACTCAACACCGTTCCCATGGTGGCTGGAATTAAGGTTTAAATCAATAAGACCCTCGAACGCCCTCCTTCGCTGTTGTTGGTGaggttattttaaaatattgatttttaatcaaaGTACTCATGCCTCATATGCATACTCTGCGCGTAAGCAGGAATGTGCAAGAAAAAACACGTCAAGAACACtctttgcttaaaaataatatctcAAAGTATTTCTATGGATACTAAAACTAGAGGCCGTTTTTACcttattagttttttattactcgggggaaaaaatctgccaagACTGTTTAAAAACGCGAATATCCTTTTGTAGAAGCACGGTGTTATGCCATTTTTAACGGCTGCATAATTGTACTTATCTACGGAGTCTGTTTCCACcaatcatatattttttagcacAGATTTCAACGTAGCACTTGTTTATGAAAACATCTTTTCGCTACAAGCTTATGAAATAAGTACACAGTCTTAAAATCGATACAAAGTATGCGCAGGCCCACAGGCGAGGGTGGgcacttttccttttttgcatTTCTGAGCATGCTCAGTAAAGGTGTTTTGTACCACCATTTGAATATTGCTAGGACTTGAGGTTACAATGCTGAAACCCTTACtagaatttgaattatttttgtgtttagttttttttatctgacgcatttcaatttttatataagataattttttatacatctGATTATTAGGTTtaattctttaatatttattaaaaaccttTTATTAAACCTTgttaatgaaaattacatttttatttaaatatttagattaAGTTTTAAGATAACGGtctcacacacatacataagtagatatttaaaaaataccctAGTGTTGCATAACTTTCAAAGTCCCTACCAGTGTTGAAATCGCAAAGGCGGGAGATTTTAATTCGAGACTagtcttttaataaaaaataagaggATTTCTaggatatttgtttaaatatttagtttaaaataatagaagGGTCTGGATTTTTAGACCCTTGCTTATAATAATCTAGTTTCCcttaataaaactcaaaagtcACAACTATTATCTTTATTTCAAGACGGTAACAAAATCAgagttaaaatttaataacaacaCGCTTCCTGAGCACACCACACAGACAGTGATAGCAAGATCACCCAAAAGTGACTGGAGGATCAAAAATATACTGCTAAACTGCTTAATTTTGTTGGTAATATTTGGATTAATGAACATAAGTAACATCGGTCCCACGCTGGGCGGCAAGCAGTCGCGTTTATGATACTGCAGAAATGCAAGTTCCAAAATCACAAAGAGCAGAACAGGAAAGAAAACGCTGCTATTGGTATATAACGCTAGTATGAATCCTACGACAGCTGCCAAGATAATGTGAACTCTGCTCTTCAGCAATATATTTGGAGCACTGACTACCGGGGTCGCAGGTTGTTCCGGCAAAAATGAACGTTTAACGGGAATATCCGGCTCCACCTCTGGGTCGGAGTATTGGGTATTTGTAGGTCCGTCATctgaaagaaattaataatcaaatataatgtataaaaaacatttttgtatggtTTCTGAAAAGATTTCAATTTGATGTGGATTTTGACCGAAATCACAAGacttttatttacatatgtatGAATGATGTACATATGAACAATGTACTTAGCTGTGCATAAATTATCACGTGTTACCTATGTTTTCGTTCTGTAGTGCTGAAACTCTGCCATTTAATTTGTCTAGTCGTGACTTAGAGGCTtccaatattttctttctaCGTAGTTCACGTCTCAACGCAATAGACTGCTGAGCAGAAATTTCATCTGTTGCTTTTGAATCATTATTAtccatatttataaacacaaaGTTAACTtgaaatttcttatattttgtatGACCGTTTTCTGGTAAATATGTCAAGATAAAGCCGATGTCTTGACAATTTTGGACCAGTGGAAAACGGAATTTTTAAGTAACGTCCCAAGAAGAAatgatttgatatttttactATGTGATGCGCGTTTAATTAATTcagttttttaacaaatttattcTGAGACATATAAatactataaaataaataataccttaattttttttttcttctctggaagttttcaaatttttggCGCGAGAATGAAACAACAAAGGTACTGACCAGGATACTGAACTGGATCCATTGAAGCCACTTTAAACAGAAAATAATGTAATTAATCAATGAGAGGGAACCGGTTATAGACGGTTAAACAAACTCATTATACTATAGTCCCATttgacttaaaaaatttttatatttttttaaagttccactagttttttacTGTGTGATACGTAAGCTGGGAACTTCATTTAGAACCAGCTTTAAAGCTCGTCGGAAGCGAAGATCGTCAGCTCACACTTAAGACTGAATCAGAAATCAAATCAGTCGAGTGTATTGTTCATTACTTGCCGAACGCTTTGCTACCTTATCAAATTAAAGAGGTTTAAATTATAGAGTACGTattgtataaattaaaattaagacTAAGagtaataaaatgaaaataggtgcacataatttttctaaaataatatcTAGATAGATTTCTTCCTATCTCAGCGTTTTATGCTCtctctcaaaaaaaaatatatatatgtttgtagCATGTATATTTGAAGTGTAATCAATCTGTGGATGTTAAAGTTCAATatataaagtgtaaaaaataaCCCTGGCTCACGTTCATATATGTTTTGAGTAAAATTCTGCTATTCACATACATTCATGAATATGAATTGTATAATGCACATGTTAACTCGAATCCAAAACCAGTTATTTGTGTATTTCATTTGCAAAAAagatagtttatttttttttactaaagaCCATGATAATGACGGATAAGTCGTGTACCTTTTGTATGTTAATACAAAATGGTTGGTGCTCttctaatttattatttaattgggAGAAAATAGTCCCTGAAAGTTACCCATACTTGGTTGAAAAAAGGTTTAATTGGTATTTCAATCAGGAATTGGTATGATTTTgatgtacatacataccaAGGGCCATTTTGGTAGTTTACCATGAGAAAACCTGAGAGATGTTGAGTTCTAATTACGTAACGTTAAAGCTTGCCTCTtcttttgtgtattttaaaattataattgctCTGTTTCTATTAAAATTGACCCACCCTAACTCCTGTGCATTTGTGAGCCCCCAAAcacttggatttcttatcgcCTGAACTTTTATTCGAACCTAAAAGCAAATAGGCCTGATAGCGACATGTTCttatttattatgtatttgatTAAGAACAATACATAtgttaaatacaaaaagaaagcaaagccaaactggccagataataaattttaaaattgatggGGAGAAAGCTTTAAAGCCTTAATGGATGCCAGCTTAAACGCATAAAAGTATCCGTATCCGCCTGTTTTGCTCAGAAATATGTGTCATTCTCTTCGGGGGAATTACCTTTACCGCTTTAAGTGCGATATTCCACCAATAACAAGCGTCGTTATATCATCAATACTTAAGCTTTTGTCATAATGTTTACCTTGAGTTAACATATTTTCGATTAAATGAGCTTTTTTGACCTAAATTTGGTTTCTTAAAAGTAATGAacggaatatttatttttcttttctagtATTATGATATTACTAAACAGCCTTATAATATGCGTCTGCATATTCACTTGTGGAGCGCAAGATACTTCCCTGGACAACCTGATTGCAGACATTTTCAAAACCGATGAAACACCTAGCTCCTCCACAACGAGCCCTCCAACTCCAGTTGTCAATCCAAAAGATTCGTCCAGTAACTCAGGATCAGGAAACGGATCAGGAGCAGCCCAATATCAATCCTGTGGCGATCAAAAAGAGTGTGTTCCACGCTGGCTGTGTGCAAATGACACGATCAACACCAGTGGCGATGGTATAATTGATATTCGAATCGATACGGGCGCACAATGCAAAAACTATTTGGATCTGTGCTGCGATCTTCCAAACAAggtatgtatttaaaaatattttaaattttaactttcTGATTTCTAACCTATTTTTATGCTAAAGAGAAAAGATCCCATATTCCCAGTCGCCCCTGAGAATCCTGAAGGCTGCGGCTACTCGAATCCCAACGGCGTTGGCTTCAAAATCACTGGAGCTGTAAACCAGGAGGCTGAGTTCGGAGAATTCCCTTGGATGCTGGCAATTCTCCGAGAGGAAGGACAGCTCAACTTGTACGAATGCGGAGGAGCTTTAATAGCTCCCAATGTGGTTCTGACTGCTGCTCATTGTGTTCACAACAAGCAACCAAGTTCCATTGTTGGTAAGTAACCAACCAAAATAGAGCCCTGAATGgattcaataaattattttgaattttttgttttatatgaatgaattaattagaattttgagtttaatagaattgaatgaatttgaattttgagtttaatagaatcgaatgaatgaatggcatgaattcccaaataattcaaacgacaatttcttttaaagaagaaagggccataattttgtgattaaatcggcatgaattttatttactatgtagttaacattgatttgttaaaaaatgtctactttttgttctcaaaataAAGCACAagaaaaatctggcaaattcataaaaattattcattcattctttcaattcaaaataaattagaaaaacattcaatttatttcacatagaattgaattaatttaattcaattaaacatATCAGAAAATTCATGGCAAACTATTATAGccaaaattgaatgattcacgcagggctctagtaaGTAAGTTCCGTCCTTGGGATTACTTATACCCATTTTTTAATTGCTGATTTCAGTGAGAGCCGGGGAATGGGACACGCAGACAAAGACTGAAATCATTGCGCATGAGGACCGATATGTGAAGGAAATAGTGTATCATGAACAGTATAATAAGGGAGCCCTTTACAACGATGTTGCTGTGATGCTGCTGGAAAGCCCATTTACCTTCCAGCCCAACATTCAAACCGTCTGCCTGCCCGACGTGGGTGAAAACTTTGATTATGATCGTTGTTATGCTACCGGCTGGGGTAAGAACAAGTTTGGCAAGGACGGGGAATACCAGGTAATCCTGAAAAAGGTGGATATGCCTGTGGTCCCGGAACAACAGTGCCAGACCAACCTGCGCGAAACTCGTCTCGGCAGGCACTTTATTTTGCACGACAGCTTTATTTGTGCTGGCGGCGAAAAGGATAAGGATACTTGCAAGGGAGACGGAGGTTCCCCATTAGTATGCCCCATTAAGGGCCAGAAGGGACGATTCAAGTCGGCCGGCATTGTTGCCTGGGGAATCGGCTGTGGAGAGGAAAACATACCCGGTGTGTATGCCAGCGTGGCTAAACTTCGTCCATGGATTGACGCTAAATTGAAGATTTGGAATATTGACCCCAAATTCTATACAGCATAGATTTAGACAAACCTTCCAAGAGGTTAAtcgagaacaaaaaataaaaatatgtaatccAATAACTGGAgattacaaaataaagttaatttcTTTTTCTGGATTAATTGGGCCAGCTTGTCAAATATTTGCTGGTTGAGTGGATTTACTGCTGCGAGGAGCAGGATTTTGATGAGTGGATAATTATTgtaaatccttttttttaattaatttgtcaaaaactattttaattacagaaaagttaaaaaaaaaattgtatttatcgTCATCCTAATCGATTTTACGCCCTTTAAGGTTTTGGTTATTTATTcagaattattatattaacaaTACAAATGTAATGACGTTAACACAATAACTTATATTTTCTCCAGACGTCTGGGTGCGTATAAAAGGACGTATGCGCAATGCCAGTCGCCACCGCCGGACAGCCGCAAGATCTCGTCTGTGGCCACGGCAGAcacctcgtcgtcgtcgaacTTGAACCACACGTCGCCGCTGGAGCGAACCCAAGCCACATAATGGCCCGAGGAGCTCGAGCGACCTTTGTGCGTCAGCACGGCTTGCAATGTATAGAATCCCGAATTGTTGCTGCCCAAGTCGTCATCGAACCAGAACTGCTCGTACTTAATGTCCTTGTTCTCCTCCTTGGCTTCATTGGGCTTGACAACGTCAACTTCCATCTTCTTGTCCTCCAAATCCTTGAATTTCGAGCGCATTGGGCACAGCTTGTTTTGCAATTCGGGAGTACACAACTCGAAGGCATCAAACTCAATGGGAAATTTAATATCCTTCAACACTTTGGCATTAATGCCCTCCTTTCCCTTGTATTGGAAGCGAACAAATTGTACGGTGAGATAGGCTGGAAGTCGGCTCACCAAGTACTGAAACGGAAAAGAATTAGTTTACCGGCGTAATAGCGAACCAAACCCCTCTTACAGTTCGAATGTACTTTGCATCGCGTCCCAAAGTTTCCGATTTTTTCACCAACTGCTCTTTCATTTTCTGAAAATGCATATCAAAGTTAATGCAGCTCCTTTTCCTGGTAATTTTACTTACGGATTTAAGTCCGCTCTGCATGTACTTAACATCCATGGATATAAAGCAACTCAATTGCAAGAAATTCTCAGTGGTCACGGTAGAAGGTTCATCGGGAACCTCTTCTGAGCTCATCTTAACTTCAAAAGTGCCACCGAAAAATTGGTCAATAAACGAGCTTTAAgaggaattaaataaatataagtatcTGTTAtatggcattaaaatattgacTCACCTGTGCTTTTTCTGAACAGTATTCGATGGATCCTGGTTTGTTGGTCGCAGCTTTTGCTGCAACATTTTCAGGATTTCTGCCCAGCACTCGTTGGCGTCCTGCTGCCTGTAAGTGCCGTTTTCGCCGGTCTGGGCAAATTGCGGCGATGCCCGGTGCAATGCCTGCAGCAGAACAATTGGCGTCACGGTTGTGCCCTTCTCCATTTGAGCAAATATGGACTTCATGGCGGACGAAATGGAAAAGGCAGTCGACATGGTGTCAGTTCCATCGTTACTGTAAGTGGTCAAGGCAGTGCGAAGCTCAGGCACTGCATTCAAGCACTGAACAGTGGCATTCATGTAGCACGTATTGCCCAGATTTGTGAGCCCGGCCGGTAAACGCATCTGCAAATAGGATGATCTCATATTAGAATATATGAAACAGCAGAGGTACAAAcaaaatttcctattatttatactattactattaaataatttaatttaaatcgaataaattaattaggttttttttctattttaatttgtatactttttatatgATCTTAACAAAgaagttttaagtcttttaATAAAGCTTAAACAAATAAGGCTTTAgtcacagcaaaaaaaaatataattttacagAAATATTCACCTAATGACACATTTGTATTTAAAGCATGAAGtgctttttaatataaacgAAGCATAAGCAtcggaattttaaaattagttttatgataaGTATGAAACTGGTTTCATGACTCAGCACATTTGGTATAAACAAAAACTATTAACTTCCAGTACTTAAAAGTAAAGCAACTTAGaaccttttataaaaaatcgcTATTATAACCACTTTAAGGGATAAATATTTTGGTGGCTTACAGCCAGAATTTTCAGaaaccaaaataattaatagaaAAGGCAGCATTACAAAGTATAAAGATACCGATATCTAAATTAAATCAGGATACCTACCGCTGTGGCGGCTTCCGCCTCATTCATGTCCTCAATGAATTTGACCTGTGTAGTGGGCACTTCTGGAACACTCTCCTTGCTGCCCAGCAACAACACCACAGCTCCCTGAGAAAAAACAGGATTCTGGTTAGGACCAAGTCACCGGAAACACTGTAGCTGCCCACTTACGTCTTTGATCTGCAAGTTCCACTGGTCATCCTTGAGAATGCCGCCCTTGCACATCACTTTCTGGCGATCCGGTTGAACGCCAGTAAGTGCAAACAACTGGGCCTTAAACAAAATCGGCTCCTCATCGGTGTTTACATCGATGTCTGTGTAGAGCTCCCGGCCCCACTTCACCTTAACTGAAAGCAAAATGGTCAGGTTTTGTGCAAGCAGCGGCGAAAAACACTAGGTACCTTTAAATGCGGGCATGGCTAAATTTTTCGTTAATAAAAGTTGTTCTTTCtgtaaaagtaaaattcaAAGTCATACTAGCCGAAGCAGAGATGCGCAAAGCAGCGATACTTTTTTGCAGCGCCAACTAGATTAACTGCACGAAAATATCGTCGCGCTTGGAACGGCGGAAACGGAACTATCTAAAATAAGTCTTTCAGGAATTTGGAGTAATTtgtataaattgaaaataaaaaaaggtcttaaaataataagaaaataaataaattaaccttCTTCTTCTAGAATAATGTAAACATCTAAAATATTTCACCATTCTGGCCATTCCTATGCGATATAAATTGTGTTTCGTTTCAAGAATTCCGATAAAGACAAAAATGTCACGTCCCGATTGCCCACTTTTTTCAACCACCATAAACATCGATAAAACAGCTGACACTTTTCCAAATTCTTTtttacaattaattaattgcccACATCGGCAGATTTATTAGAAAATAGTCatattaaaaagataaaagATGAATGAAGCGGATAGTTTTGCGGAAATATTTAGAGGCGGCTTACCCCACTGCCTTCTTATTGTTTTTTCTATGTTGTTAATATGTTCACCGGTAATGCCCAGCGAATTCGAGGTTATTTCCATGTCCAAATACGATCTAAATGGGCAACATTATGGtgagtaaataataaaaaagataaataCTAATTATGTAAGTTCATTGTAGCGCAGCCCTTTTACATGTGTACACTAAtatgcttttatttttcgacGGTGCATCTGACCTAAATTCTAATAAGCATTGACGAGGGGTTTTCTcctttatttaattagtaaCATGGAATCTCATTAAAACTATCGAACgtgttctttattttaaatttgtgccATGTATGGCTTGGGAAATTTCGTTAGCTGTTAGAAGACATTATATCTTAAGCTGCCCTGCtctgaatttattttcaaatacccTTTGGACTGCCTCTAATTATTATTCATATCCGCCCTTTTTCGGAGCCCAATCTTAAACTAAATAGTCATAATTATCTGAATTTTTTAGGCACATAagttaactatttttattaatttccttGTCACTTTTAGGAAGCCGGGTAGCTGCAATATCCCTGGAAGCGCGATCTTTGTATTCTTGGAATACGTCTAGGCACTGTGTTCTTACGCGGTAAGTaatcttaaaattataatataatatataaatataatataatttattattcacAGGTTAACCGACTTGTCTCTCCATGATTTTGACAAGTTAAAAAATGCTGGAGGACTTATTCTCATGCTTCCGTCGAATATCTTGGGTCTAGATCTAGAAGCCAAAGAACTTATAACTATTTTGGAGCAATCTATGCTGACACACACAGCTGCAGTCCCCATTTACTTTGCCCCATATAATAAGGACTTGGAAAAGATCATCGACGACATTACCTATACGACTACGGATAATGCGGGTCAAAATCAGACTGCACTGGGACAATTGATCGTAACAGTCTCGGCCAACAGATACCATGTGAATGTCGGTGGCGGAAGTATTGTGgccaacaaaaacagcaaggTTCCCATCATTCACGGCGAGCTGATTCCAAATCAATTGGCCCTAAAACCCACAGAATCAGTTGGCGATGGACAAA
The genomic region above belongs to Drosophila takahashii strain IR98-3 E-12201 chromosome 2L, DtakHiC1v2, whole genome shotgun sequence and contains:
- the LOC108062099 gene encoding phenoloxidase-activating factor 2-like isoform X2, with product MILLNSLIICVCIFTCGAQDTSLDNLIADIFKTDETPSSSTTSPPTPVVNPKDSSSNSGSGNGSGAAQYQSCGDQKECVPRWLCANDTINTSGDGIIDIRIDTGAQCKNYLDLCCDLPNKRKDPIFPVAPENPEGCGYSNPNGVGFKITGAVNQEAEFGEFPWMLAILREEGQLNLYECGGALIAPNVVLTAAHCVHNKQPSSIVVRAGEWDTQTKTEIIAHEDRYVKEIVYHEQYNKGALYNDVAVMLLESPFTFQPNIQTVCLPDVGENFDYDRCYATGWGKNKFGKDGEYQVILKKVDMPVVPEQQCQTNLRETRLGRHFILHDSFICAGGEKDKDTCKGDGGSPLVCPIKGQKGRFKSAGIVAWGIGCGEENIPGVYASVAKLRPWIDAKLKIWNIDPKFYTA
- the LOC108062099 gene encoding phenoloxidase-activating factor 2-like isoform X1 — its product is MKCIQTRQALNIMILLNSLIICVCIFTCGAQDTSLDNLIADIFKTDETPSSSTTSPPTPVVNPKDSSSNSGSGNGSGAAQYQSCGDQKECVPRWLCANDTINTSGDGIIDIRIDTGAQCKNYLDLCCDLPNKRKDPIFPVAPENPEGCGYSNPNGVGFKITGAVNQEAEFGEFPWMLAILREEGQLNLYECGGALIAPNVVLTAAHCVHNKQPSSIVVRAGEWDTQTKTEIIAHEDRYVKEIVYHEQYNKGALYNDVAVMLLESPFTFQPNIQTVCLPDVGENFDYDRCYATGWGKNKFGKDGEYQVILKKVDMPVVPEQQCQTNLRETRLGRHFILHDSFICAGGEKDKDTCKGDGGSPLVCPIKGQKGRFKSAGIVAWGIGCGEENIPGVYASVAKLRPWIDAKLKIWNIDPKFYTA
- the Usp14 gene encoding ubiquitin carboxyl-terminal hydrolase 14 codes for the protein MPAFKVKVKWGRELYTDIDVNTDEEPILFKAQLFALTGVQPDRQKVMCKGGILKDDQWNLQIKDGAVVLLLGSKESVPEVPTTQVKFIEDMNEAEAATAMRLPAGLTNLGNTCYMNATVQCLNAVPELRTALTTYSNDGTDTMSTAFSISSAMKSIFAQMEKGTTVTPIVLLQALHRASPQFAQTGENGTYRQQDANECWAEILKMLQQKLRPTNQDPSNTVQKKHSSFIDQFFGGTFEVKMSSEEVPDEPSTVTTENFLQLSCFISMDVKYMQSGLKSKMKEQLVKKSETLGRDAKYIRTYLVSRLPAYLTVQFVRFQYKGKEGINAKVLKDIKFPIEFDAFELCTPELQNKLCPMRSKFKDLEDKKMEVDVVKPNEAKEENKDIKYEQFWFDDDLGSNNSGFYTLQAVLTHKGRSSSSGHYVAWVRSSGDVWFKFDDDEVSAVATDEILRLSGGGDWHCAYVLLYAPRRLEKI
- the Cdk5alpha gene encoding cyclin-dependent kinase 5 activator 1, with amino-acid sequence MGTVLSFNPRDRHPIYSSQPNFQYNHSTDIRNENDSTGSIDSHLNNFSYEQLNNAKNRENKKSACHQMSKNVIGQPGTCGGVHINLQTQTQLSSHNLNNLTNASKDTITNVLDSHNENSVLKAEKSSFEKNLKKHSIFINALSWKKLSTSHNKKKIENKNKCANLPTACFKAQLLESSAFASSSDKNRNIQLHCNRIEEHNQQHCNQHQHQHQHQHQNQNQNQAQDIREEVITGPPSKSQNPSKAKDPVKVNNKNSISHHNKLIQKQPLTLSLPQQVQASSIQIKNTNQIPRKTVIQASTSELLKCLGMFLHCRCQRLNNFDAGDAVMWLRAVDRSLLLQGWQDVAFINPANVVFVYMLVRELVSGEESKESDLQASVLTCLYLSYSYMGNEISYPLKPFLVEDSKEKFWDRCLVIVNKLSDKMLKINAEPGFFTEVFTELKSCGQYHPTIKSYCGGA
- the l(2)SH0834 gene encoding uncharacterized protein l(2)SH0834 — encoded protein: MDNNDSKATDEISAQQSIALRRELRRKKILEASKSRLDKLNGRVSALQNENIDDGPTNTQYSDPEVEPDIPVKRSFLPEQPATPVVSAPNILLKSRVHIILAAVVGFILALYTNSSVFFPVLLFVILELAFLQYHKRDCLPPSVGPMLLMFINPNITNKIKQFSSIFLILQSLLGDLAITVCVVCSGSVLLLNFNSDFVTVLK
- the LOC108062108 gene encoding ubiquitin thioesterase otubain-like, with the translated sequence MESFKQNDGNRDELIIQQQRDIEKEISDTTPLVSEQLPLTCLWAEYNGDEIFTAKIQDLAKKYKFIRRTRPDGNCFFRAFAYSYLEYLISNSSAYQEFRKLAEESKEKLVQLGFPSFTLEDFHETFMEVIKRVSPDNPGGHSQVQSELHKIFNEQGYSDYVVVYLRLITSGKLQEEADFYQNFIEGDLTIEAFRHLEVEPMYKESDHIHIIALCTALGAGVRVEYLDRGEGGTVKAHDFPEGTEPRIYLIYRPGHYDILYPN